A stretch of the Papaver somniferum cultivar HN1 chromosome 6, ASM357369v1, whole genome shotgun sequence genome encodes the following:
- the LOC113288454 gene encoding F-box/kelch-repeat protein At4g19930-like: protein MEVLTSYDVSPHFYHGTSWNTSTGVLINTDCHIVYNSPLDIIPTQVSSFLPNDILVDILSRLPVKPLMQFKSVCKHWLSLIKHDTNLIDLHFIRSKSCPNLLYINPLPEKGVLHTCLDVSFSASKTLQQSISCAQIVEGSGGEEDAIINKVRITDDEWFLYNQVLEPVNGLVCFIDLKTYAIKVYNASTREETPWVNSTLVAEENAKFANKDSMMKIKSLCSPIYRFGFDPEKK from the coding sequence ATGGAGGTTTTAACCAGTTATGATGTATCGCCGCACTTTTATCACGGTACATCATGGAACACAAGCACAGGGGTACTTATTAACACCGACTGTCATATTGTTTATAATTCTCCTCTTGATATCATTCCGACTCAGGTCAGTAGTTTTTTACCCAATGATATATTGGTAGACATCTTAAGCAGACTTCCAGTGAAGCCACTCATGCAGTTTAAGTCAGTTTGCAAACATTGGTTGTCTTTGATTAAACATGATACAAACTTGATTGATTTACATTTTATTCGTTCAAAATCATGTCCGAATCTTCTCTACATCAACCCATTGCCAGAAAAGGGCGTCCTTCACACTTGCTTAGACGTTAGCTTCTCAGCAAGCAAAACGTTACAGCAAAGCATTTCATGTGCACAGATAGTTGAAGGCAGTGGTGGTGAGGAAGATGCCATTATTAATAAGGTTAGGATAACTGATGATGAGTGGTTTCTTTATAATCAAGTCTTGGAACCAGTAAATGGTTTGGTATGTTTCATAGATTTGAAGACATATGCTATTAAGGTATACAATGCAAGTACACGAGAAGAAACACCATGGGTCAACTCAACGTTAGTAGCAGAAGAAAATGCCAAATTTGCAAACAAAGACAGCATGATGAAGATAAAAAGTCTTTGTAGTCCAATTTATCGATTTGGGTTTGATCCAGAGAAAAAATAA